A stretch of DNA from Triticum dicoccoides isolate Atlit2015 ecotype Zavitan chromosome 2A, WEW_v2.0, whole genome shotgun sequence:
CCTAGATGACACTTTTCATAGTTTGAGGACCTACATGACACCTTCGAAATAGTTTGAGGACCTAGAATGCATTTTACTCAAACGGGACGAAAAGCGGACAAAACGCGCGTCCATTTGGGTCTgcgtgttggagttgctctaagggtGAATGCTGATACCGGCAATGCACTACAAGCCACCCTTTCCTATCTTACTCCAAAGATACGTGCAATTTTCGTTCAGTGGAAAGTGCAGAAAAGTGTAAAATCTTGGTCAACCTATAATTAACAAAATCGAGTAAGATATGCATCTCTTTCTATGCTACTTCATGGGTTTCCTTCTGTGTTGACCAAGGATCCTTGAATAGGTGCATAAATATGAAGCTAAAATTTACTTTGGTCCACTGCAGTTTTCATATCAGCATAAGTGTGCTTGTGTGCTAATTCCCAATATTTTCCAGACAATTTGAATGACTCTTCTACTATGTCGTCCTCCAATGACAAATGACACGTTTGTCATTGTGTTTGGACCTTCAAACACACCAAGGAGCCACCGTTTAAAACTTTGACAAAAATAGAGAAGACAGAAAAACCATGACGTAGGTCACGCGACTACGCCTTGAGAGTGGTGCCAGCAAGTATAGAACCAACCACCGGACAAGATAAACATACCTCTTCGTACGTATGATGTTTTTTAGAGCAAGCTGTGTTGCCTCTCCGAAGTTTAATTGAACAAATGACATGAAAGTTCCCGAAAAAGCGGTGGAGATCGACTTGGCAGGGTGTTATAGCAAGCCGTGCTTTGCTCCTACCAGCAGGGGCGAAGCCGGGATTTGAATATAGGGAGGGCAAGTGATGACAATCAAAAGTGTAGTACTACAGTACGATATATCAACCAGAAGTAGTGTATCAACATATGTTTGGAAAAATATAAGTAATATCAAATCATCTCAAATACTTAGACTCATAGTACTAGTTTCTGAAAAAAATATTTAAAACTTGCCAtactttgtttggccttttttaaacAAAAATATAGCTCTACTGTCACTATTACCAATGTCTAGATCCAAATTTTTCGTACTAGCATAAATTTGAGATTGAGGCAACTAGCGTGAAAAATTATCTTTGTTTTCCAACTAACAAAGTATACAGCCAAACAAAAGCAAAAGGGGGTTACATCATCCTAGCAAAATTCTGTATATATAGGATAATACTGTGTATGTACCTTGCCTAACTATCTGGTTGTGTGTGGGCGTACGCAAGCGGCCAAGGGCGATCAGCGGCAGCCGCCGTATTCGCGGGGTACTCGGCTGCCTCGACAAGCCAGCAATCAAGTCCATGGTCAGCGACTTGGGGCCGGCGGCAGACGTCCTAGCGTCCTGGCGGCGAGATAGATGGATCTATCAATCTGTTCGTGAGGCAAGAACAGACCTAACGAACGACCAGGAGTCCACGATCTgtcgtctatatatatatatgtgggcatCAGGTCAGGTAGATGGGCTCTTTTTGTTGCATCCTGGGCTTTGGTGTGTGCAAAACTACGTGACTATGGGCTTAAATAACAAAAGTAGGCAGTAATCTCCGGCCATTAGCGCATACACACGCACGTATTAGTACTGGAACCTACTGTATTTCTTTGAGGGGGGCCGATCGTTATCTAGCCCCTGCTCGCGTCTCCGCCCCTGCCTACCAGGACTGAATAATCATGGTATCTCACGGTTGTTTCCCACTCTAGACTCCTCTATTCTCGCGTGGTGTTCCTCGGAGTAATGAGGAGGTCATCTATGTGGTCTTAGAATGGCAAACGGTACTATTATTTTATTTGTGCACCTTCAAATACGCTGGTAGCCACTATTGATGAATTGTTGATTTTCTTGGTCGTACCTGTAACCAATCAAAATCAAGCCAATGATCCCACATGGTAGCCCGCACATTTCGCGGCCGCATCAGACTGTCACAGATAGTAAACACCTATTTCTAAGCCATTGCAGGTGCAAAGATGACAAGAAAATCTTAGTCTTATGACTATACATGAGGATGAGTACGTTATTAATCGAGAAATAACTAGTACAGTATATTTAAGTGGACCGAGTCATAGTCAGTCTGGTATATTCAAATGCAAAAGCTGGTGAACCAGCTTGCCGTCTGCATGCATTATTTGGGTGCATGCATGTTCCTGGCCAGGCTAGGCCATTGGTCAGACGCGCGGGCGCAACAAACCTTTCCAATTTTTTCTTTCAATAATAATGACCGGAAGACTGGCCAGAGAATATGCAGTCTGGCACCAAATGGCGAAAATTAATAGATTCCGTGGAAGGCTTCCTTGACTTGTCATACACTCCTCTATATACGGTGGTGCCGTGGTGGGTTGGTGAAGGCGACATTCACCCAGACCAAGAGAGAGATCCAGGActtggccggccggccggccggagatcgagaaggaggaggagacatGGTGCGCGGGAAGCTGGAGGTGCTGCTCGTCTCCGCCAAGGGCCTCGACGACTCCGATTTCTTCAGTAAGTAACTGTCGGACCTATCTGCCTGCGTCGGCGCGTCGCCGTCCGTCATGCAGATCATCATCAGACCTTCATCCCTTTCTTGTCGTGCTCCTTGGTGTGTTTGTCCATCTCTGCTGCTGCTGTCAATTATGTAGATAGTATACCTATGTAGCTGACCGCGGTTCATTCAGTCACTGCTGAAGTGCTGAATCTGTCTCTGCGTgcgtgttcttcttcttcctcccgccagagGATTGAATATGGGACAAGGATCTGCACCGATCGTCAAAATTAAGCACCTGATTATCATGTTGTCCTGTTGAGGAATTAATGTTTAGTTCGTCGGCGTCTGCTTGATCTTCATGGCTAGATCTCCGATCTGATTGCTCAACTGCTGTGGATCAGATAGCATGGACCCGTACGTGATCCTCACCTGCCGCAGCCACGAGCAGAAAAGCACCGTCGCATCAGGTATATGCATCCACCTATGCATAGATCGTCCATAAGAAATCACTGTCATCTCCTCTCGTCGGAAATTCACTCGTCCTGGTGGAACCTACTTATTACAGGAGCAGGGAGCGAGCCTGAGTGGAACGAgaccttcttcttcgccgtctccgGCGACGCTCCGGAGCTCAGGGTCAAGATCATGGACAGTGACGCCCTCTCGGCCGACGACCTCGTCGGAGAAGCATGGCAAGTACCACACAAACACACCTCCTGTACTCTCGGATCCAAGCTGGCACATTATTATTCCTGCAGAGATTCAGAACACCAGTTTCAGCTGCGGGTTCTGAACTTTAACTGAATTTTCTTCAGTATCCCGCTGGAGGCTGTGCTCCAGGAGGGCAGCCTGCCGCCGGCCGTGCACCGGGTCGTCAAGGACGAGGAGTACCGCGGGGAGATCAAGATCGCGCTCACCTTCACCCCGGCAGAGGTAATCGAACATATCCCTACATGTTTGCCCTTGGCGCATCGTCGGGGCCGCCATGATCTGAGTCTGACTGCAATTCTGTCGTCTGcaggaaaacgaggaggaggagagctACGGCGGCTGGAATCAGTCCACCTGAAAAAGGCTGGCGAGCCAGCAAGATGGTGCTGTATGTCTGTCATAATGGATAACTGCTTTGGATCTCCTTGATGTGTGTGACAGACAGGGCATTCATCAGAAAAACGAGTAAAAATAGGGGAAATATGTATCGATGCATCAAGTACTAATCAAGCAACTCACCGCATCATTTTGTAATGCACATCAATCAACAATGCTTAAGCAATTCATAATGGATAGAAAGGCTTTCGATCTCCTTGATGTGT
This window harbors:
- the LOC119357168 gene encoding elicitor-responsive protein 3-like, whose amino-acid sequence is MVRGKLEVLLVSAKGLDDSDFFNSMDPYVILTCRSHEQKSTVASGAGSEPEWNETFFFAVSGDAPELRVKIMDSDALSADDLVGEACIPLEAVLQEGSLPPAVHRVVKDEEYRGEIKIALTFTPAEENEEEESYGGWNQST